Proteins encoded by one window of Pecten maximus chromosome 15, xPecMax1.1, whole genome shotgun sequence:
- the LOC117344280 gene encoding uncharacterized protein LOC117344280 isoform X2, translating into MEHLCQVEEECVDDLLFGNCQRVDRVQEEPYQYQLSQKSLGSLQDQIRNLIKGGYSWQDELTQCLIQNALYAYRKHYTFQPSKCQTIEAPWTEKQDFDVNNEISTALEKLFEEYYNAYEPQENSVLLGNNANKRDEIIKVHKYFDKSPQPYLKREFSSDGGENYLNYLSGTGESEPSNYEAEKRDSYGLSPDDLQQLQYYLQQLRATDDQGFPYDPQGYAGEDFEQPLSEDSGVDVAGFYQDSPPNDNEMYPTDMYGDALPDDNESYSTEQYADSLPQELVDSQPTWEQTESETKGDNPYEWSTDEMQEAVNDEPALMTSSGPDIDLPAKYADLLSKLMMGQIRPENLTDDELNYLTKYVNIRLEQMGYTPGQPTETGAEQDPTGTMKTDIPQDLTETVNFPRKPQH; encoded by the exons ATTTACTATTTGGGAACTGTCAGCGTGTGGACCGGGTCCAAGAGGAACCCTACCAGTACCAACTCAGCCAGAAGTCTCTTGGGTCTCTTCAGGACCAGATACGCAACCTCATCAAGGGAGGCTACTCCTGGCAGGACGAACTTACCCAGTGTTTAATACAAAATGCTCTCTATGCGTATAGGAAACATTACACATTTCAGCCAAGTAAATGTCAAACAATAGAGGCTCCGTGGACAGAAAAGCAAGATTTTGATGTTAATAACGAAATTTCCACTGCCTTGGAAAAATTATTTGAAGAATATTATAATGCATATGAGCCACAAGAGAACAGTGTTTTACTAGGTAATAATGCCAACAAAAGAGACGAAATCATTAAAGTAcataaatattttgacaaatcaCCACAGCCATATCTTAAAAGGGAATTTTCTAGTGATGGTGGAGAAAATTATTTAAACTACCTCTCAGGAACTGGAGAATCGGAACCATCTAATTATGAGGCAGAAAAGAGAGACAGTTATGGCCTCAGTCCGGATGACCTCCAACAGTTGCAGTACTATCTGCAGCAGTTACGAGCGACAGATGACCAGGGTTTCCCATACGACCCCCAAGGGTATGCTGGTGAGGACTTTGAGCAGCCCCTTTCTGAGGACAGTGGTGTTGATGTTGCTGGATTCTACCAGGATTCTCCGCCCAATGATAATGAGATGTACCCCACGGACATGTACGGTGATGCTCTGCCTGATGATAATGAGTCATACTCGACTGAACAATACGCAGATTCACTTCCGCAGGAGTTGGTAGACTCACAGCCAACTTGGGAACAGACAGAATCAgaaacaaagggagacaatccttATGAATGGTCGACAGATGAGATGCAGGAAGCTGTAAATG atGAGCCAGCGTTGATGACTTCTTCTGGTCCAGACATTGACCTACCAGCCAAATATGCAGATCTTCTCTCCAAGCTAATGATGG gACAAATCCGCCCTGAAAACCTCACAGATGATGAACTCAACTACCTGACCAAGTATGTGAACATAAGGCTTGAACAGATGGGATATACTCCTGGTCAACCCACGGAGACTGGAGCAGAGCAAGATCCAActg